The Stieleria sp. JC731 genome has a segment encoding these proteins:
- a CDS encoding cadherin repeat domain-containing protein, with product MNQRERILAILVGGLVVLGIGQWGFSKYKSSLQQRKTRYDSLQNRQLQLVEKRTLGALADRQMGEYLVRSLPSDVEKARNAYQSWLLDIAKENDIQSPSVNENGIAPFGDLYQQLKFKVSGRAEMPQIVSLLYDIQAKDYLHRIQQFDVTPSKRDSGFIFNLTLDAIALNSAPADAKDPKTQSWRVDGEQLAYEDAILNRNLFEPPNRAPVFKGNKTFEAVRGRETAISLDVDDPEKHGLTFGLVGEHDNVTIDSRSGTIRVRSDELQEFKVDVEITDQGFPKKTTKETLLVKVVDPPPPPVVEPPKVELAYDDAKQTYLTGLVQGAENWTAWMNVRTRGKTLKLRVGDEFEIGSVRGKIKSIDADKVEIEIDDKVISLKSGSTLKSAVEKVQ from the coding sequence ATGAACCAACGCGAACGAATTTTAGCAATCCTTGTCGGTGGCCTTGTCGTCCTGGGAATTGGACAATGGGGTTTCTCAAAGTACAAGTCGTCGCTTCAACAACGCAAAACGCGATACGATTCGCTACAGAACCGACAACTACAGCTTGTCGAAAAGCGGACTCTCGGTGCGTTGGCAGATCGGCAGATGGGTGAATATCTCGTACGGTCTTTGCCCAGCGATGTCGAAAAGGCTCGCAATGCCTACCAAAGCTGGTTGTTGGATATCGCCAAGGAAAACGATATTCAATCACCTTCGGTAAACGAAAACGGAATCGCTCCGTTTGGCGATTTGTACCAACAGTTGAAGTTCAAAGTTTCTGGACGGGCAGAGATGCCTCAGATCGTCAGCTTGCTTTACGACATTCAGGCAAAAGACTATCTGCACCGCATTCAGCAATTTGACGTTACACCATCCAAACGCGATAGCGGCTTTATTTTCAATCTGACGCTTGATGCGATCGCATTGAATTCGGCTCCCGCAGACGCCAAAGATCCCAAGACTCAGTCGTGGCGGGTTGATGGCGAACAGTTGGCCTACGAAGACGCGATCTTAAATCGCAATCTCTTTGAACCGCCAAACCGAGCACCGGTATTTAAAGGCAATAAAACGTTCGAAGCAGTTCGTGGGCGTGAGACCGCGATCTCATTGGATGTTGATGACCCCGAAAAGCATGGCCTGACATTCGGCCTCGTCGGTGAACACGACAACGTCACGATCGATTCCCGAAGCGGCACCATTCGTGTCCGCTCGGATGAACTGCAAGAGTTCAAAGTCGATGTAGAAATCACTGACCAAGGATTCCCGAAAAAGACCACCAAAGAGACGTTATTGGTGAAGGTTGTGGATCCACCGCCTCCGCCAGTTGTCGAGCCTCCCAAGGTAGAACTCGCCTACGATGACGCCAAGCAAACCTATTTGACTGGCTTGGTGCAAGGAGCCGAAAACTGGACCGCTTGGATGAATGTCCGAACTCGCGGAAAGACGTTGAAGCTTCGTGTAGGTGACGAATTCGAAATCGGCAGCGTTCGCGGAAAGATCAAATCGATCGATGCCGACAAAGTCGAAATCGAAATTGACGACAAAGTCATCTCGCTGAAAAGCGGCAGCACTCTGAAGTCTGCTGTCGAAAAAGTACAGTAG